From one Fusobacterium mortiferum ATCC 9817 genomic stretch:
- a CDS encoding aldo/keto reductase has translation MYKLMNGVEIPSIAFGTWKISDENICRKSVRYALECGYRHIDAAKIYNNEVFVGKGIAEFLERTPNVKREDLFITTKVWNSDQGYEETLKAFEDSLTRLNLDYIDLYLIHWPNTKNMKTTFETWRALEKLYKDKRVRAIGVCNFEKHHLEELEKNSTITPMVNQIEIHPYNQQDELRAYCESKNIIVESWSPLIQGNINDPVLVEIGKIHGKSPAQVILRWHIQNWLLPLPKSITPSRIKENRELDFVLSKEEMEKIKLLNRNERLGSHPDEMEYGFENLR, from the coding sequence ATGTATAAACTTATGAATGGCGTAGAAATTCCTAGTATTGCTTTTGGGACTTGGAAAATATCAGATGAAAACATTTGTAGAAAAAGTGTTAGATATGCTTTAGAATGTGGTTATCGTCATATTGATGCTGCAAAAATTTATAACAATGAAGTTTTCGTTGGTAAAGGTATAGCTGAATTTTTAGAAAGAACTCCTAATGTTAAAAGAGAAGATCTCTTTATCACCACAAAAGTTTGGAATAGTGACCAAGGATATGAGGAAACTTTAAAAGCCTTTGAAGATTCTTTGACTAGATTAAATCTAGATTATATTGATCTTTATCTTATACATTGGCCTAATACTAAAAATATGAAAACAACTTTTGAAACTTGGAGAGCATTAGAAAAACTTTACAAAGATAAAAGAGTTAGAGCAATTGGTGTATGCAACTTTGAAAAACATCACCTTGAAGAGTTAGAAAAAAACTCTACTATTACTCCTATGGTAAACCAAATAGAGATTCATCCATATAATCAACAAGATGAACTAAGAGCTTATTGTGAAAGTAAAAATATTATTGTAGAGTCTTGGAGTCCATTGATTCAAGGTAATATTAATGATCCTGTGCTTGTTGAAATAGGTAAAATTCATGGTAAATCACCTGCTCAAGTAATTTTGAGATGGCATATTCAAAATTGGTTATTACCTCTTCCAAAATCTATTACTCCTTCTAGAATAAAAGAGAATAGAGAGTTAGATTTTGTATTAAGTAAAGAGGAAATGGAAAAAATAAAATTATTAAATAGAAATGAAAGACTTGGTTCTCATCCAGATGAGATGGAATATGGATTTGAAAATTTAAGATAA
- a CDS encoding NAD-dependent protein deacylase translates to MNSVETLANIIKNSNYVVFFTGAGASTDSGLADFRGKNGLYNERKFMEYEPEEILSHDFFFLHRDIFNKYLTEKLSINNIKPNNGHLAIAKLEEMGKVKAVITQNIDNLHQDAGSKKVLELHGTLKRWYCLKCGKTSDKDFICECGGVVRPDVTLYGEMLNEKVTSEAIREIEKADTLIIVGTSLTVYPAAYYIEYFKGKNLIILNETPTSRDDIATLVIRERFAQVMTEVMNILK, encoded by the coding sequence ATGAACAGTGTTGAAACTTTAGCTAATATTATTAAAAATAGTAACTATGTAGTTTTTTTTACTGGAGCTGGTGCATCTACAGATTCTGGATTAGCTGACTTTAGAGGTAAAAATGGACTATATAATGAAAGAAAATTTATGGAATATGAACCAGAAGAGATTCTTAGTCATGATTTTTTCTTCTTACACAGAGATATTTTCAATAAATATCTTACAGAAAAATTATCTATTAACAATATAAAACCTAACAATGGGCATTTAGCTATAGCCAAATTAGAAGAGATGGGAAAAGTTAAGGCTGTAATTACTCAAAATATAGATAATTTACACCAAGATGCTGGAAGTAAAAAAGTTTTAGAACTTCATGGAACTTTAAAAAGATGGTATTGTCTAAAATGTGGAAAAACATCTGATAAAGATTTTATATGTGAATGTGGTGGAGTTGTTAGACCTGATGTAACTTTGTATGGAGAGATGCTCAATGAAAAAGTTACTAGTGAAGCTATTCGTGAAATAGAAAAAGCTGATACCTTAATTATTGTGGGTACAAGTCTTACAGTTTATCCAGCAGCTTACTATATAGAGTATTTTAAAGGAAAAAATCTTATAATTTTAAATGAAACTCCTACTTCAAGAGATGATATTGCTACTCTTGTAATAAGAGAGAGATTTGCTCAAGTAATGACTGAAGTTATGAATATTTTAAAATAG
- a CDS encoding META domain-containing protein, whose product MKKIAILMTMIISLVGCSNLQEKPKDVPQNVSSSLEISNVEYTLINIFPGQGLTVGFDEAGRIFGYSGLNRFFGKVEIKDGKMVVDPLASTRMGGSREALIREDQYLTLLKSMTTITKKENSLILSNEKGEQLIFQGK is encoded by the coding sequence ATGAAAAAAATTGCTATATTGATGACAATGATAATTTCATTAGTAGGTTGTAGTAATTTACAAGAAAAACCTAAAGATGTACCACAAAATGTTAGTAGTTCACTTGAGATATCAAATGTGGAATATACTTTAATAAATATATTTCCAGGACAAGGGCTAACTGTTGGATTTGATGAAGCAGGAAGAATATTTGGTTATTCTGGATTGAATAGATTTTTTGGAAAAGTAGAAATAAAAGATGGTAAAATGGTAGTAGATCCATTGGCATCTACTAGAATGGGTGGTTCAAGAGAAGCACTTATAAGAGAGGATCAATACTTGACACTTTTAAAAAGTATGACTACAATAACTAAAAAAGAAAACAGTTTAATATTATCAAATGAAAAAGGAGAACAACTTATTTTCCAAGGAAAATAG
- a CDS encoding HD domain-containing protein, with protein sequence MSKLQNQINFLMEIDKVKGILRQSVILGDTNRRENDAEHSWHMAICAITLKEYVEFDKIDIERVLKMILLHDVVEIYSDDTPAFSKYDKEEKFRKELAAAEKIFSLLPEEQYKEYFKLWLEFENMESDDSKFANVFDRFQGFIQNLSSDGHTWKKWSVNKDMVIKRLEPVVKYAPRLFEEFVFPEIEKYIERGIIKNNIGE encoded by the coding sequence ATGAGTAAGTTACAAAATCAAATAAATTTTTTAATGGAAATAGATAAAGTAAAGGGGATTTTAAGACAATCAGTTATACTTGGGGATACTAATAGGAGAGAAAATGATGCTGAGCATAGTTGGCATATGGCTATTTGTGCTATAACTCTAAAGGAATATGTAGAGTTTGATAAGATAGATATAGAGAGAGTATTAAAAATGATATTATTACACGATGTGGTAGAGATTTATAGTGATGATACTCCTGCATTTAGCAAATATGATAAAGAGGAGAAGTTTCGTAAAGAGCTAGCAGCAGCTGAAAAAATATTCTCTTTACTTCCAGAGGAGCAGTATAAAGAGTATTTCAAATTGTGGTTAGAGTTTGAAAATATGGAGTCTGATGATTCAAAATTTGCAAATGTCTTTGATAGATTTCAAGGATTTATACAAAATTTATCTTCTGATGGACATACTTGGAAAAAATGGAGTGTAAATAAAGATATGGTAATAAAAAGATTAGAACCAGTAGTAAAATATGCACCTAGATTATTTGAAGAGTTTGTTTTTCCAGAGATAGAAAAATATATAGAGAGAGGTATTATAAAAAATAACATAGGGGAATAA
- the coaBC gene encoding bifunctional phosphopantothenoylcysteine decarboxylase/phosphopantothenate--cysteine ligase CoaBC: MKNILIGVTGGISAYKSANIISKLKKKGYNVKVIMTENATKIITPLTLETLSRNRVYVDMWDKNPHFEVEHISLADWADVVLVAPATYNIVGKVANGIADDMLSTVISACKKPVYFALAMNVNMYENPILKDNIEKLKKYGYKFIEADEGFLACNVNAKGRLKDENEIIEIIEKDNIYREKVLTGKKILITAGRTEEAIDPIRYLSNRSSGQMGYALAKSAVDLGAEVVLISGPTNLEIPTGVKEFVQVRSAQEMYDETIKRFSKMDIAIACAAVADYKPKYYSNEKIKKKDGELTIVLDRNPDILLEMGKLKKEQILIGFAAETENLIENAIGKLERKNLDMIVANDASNMQKSTNEIYIIKGKDSIKSLPEKKKEELAYDILMNI; encoded by the coding sequence ATGAAAAATATACTTATAGGAGTTACAGGAGGAATTTCAGCATATAAGTCTGCTAATATTATTTCAAAATTAAAGAAAAAGGGATATAATGTCAAAGTTATTATGACAGAAAATGCTACAAAAATAATTACTCCACTTACATTGGAAACTCTTTCAAGAAATAGAGTGTATGTGGATATGTGGGATAAAAATCCGCATTTTGAAGTGGAACATATCTCATTAGCAGATTGGGCTGATGTAGTATTAGTAGCTCCAGCTACATATAATATAGTAGGAAAAGTAGCTAATGGAATAGCTGATGATATGCTGTCAACTGTAATTTCAGCTTGCAAAAAGCCTGTGTATTTTGCTTTGGCTATGAATGTAAATATGTATGAAAATCCTATTTTGAAAGATAATATAGAGAAGTTAAAAAAATATGGATATAAATTTATAGAAGCAGATGAAGGATTTTTAGCTTGTAATGTAAATGCAAAGGGACGTTTGAAAGATGAAAATGAGATAATAGAGATTATAGAAAAAGATAATATCTATAGAGAAAAAGTTTTAACAGGAAAAAAAATCCTTATAACAGCTGGGAGAACAGAGGAAGCAATAGACCCAATAAGATATCTTTCAAATAGATCAAGTGGACAGATGGGTTATGCTCTAGCTAAGTCAGCTGTTGATTTGGGAGCAGAGGTTGTTCTTATTTCTGGACCAACTAATTTGGAAATACCAACAGGAGTAAAGGAGTTTGTTCAAGTAAGAAGTGCTCAAGAGATGTATGATGAAACTATAAAAAGATTTTCAAAAATGGATATAGCAATAGCTTGTGCAGCAGTAGCTGATTATAAACCTAAATATTATTCAAATGAAAAAATAAAGAAAAAAGATGGGGAACTGACAATAGTGTTAGATAGAAATCCAGATATACTATTAGAGATGGGAAAATTAAAGAAAGAGCAAATATTAATAGGGTTTGCAGCTGAAACTGAAAATCTAATAGAAAATGCAATAGGAAAATTAGAAAGAAAAAATTTAGATATGATAGTAGCTAATGATGCAAGCAATATGCAAAAATCAACAAATGAAATTTACATAATTAAAGGAAAAGATTCTATAAAATCTCTTCCGGAAAAGAAAAAAGAAGAGTTAGCATATGATATTCTTATGAATATATAA
- the nikB gene encoding nickel ABC transporter permease, producing MKSFISKSFQILIVLIGVSFITFTLTYLAPGDPAEIMLTDSGNIPSPELLAKVRAELGLDKPFLIQYKVWLLKVLKGDLGMSFSLKVPVFTKLISSFLITLKLSVVSFVLMLLISIPLGFISALNRNKIIDYIIRGFSFLGISIPSFWMGLIFLSIFGVKLGWVPIIGGTDNIKALILPAVTLALAMSSKYTRQIRIIVLEELKQEYIVASKIRGLSKRTIIFKQLLPNVMLPIMTLLGVTVGNLISGTAIIEIVYNWPGMGNLAIKAISAHDYPLIQGYVLFIALFYMIVNLAVDFSYKFLDPRVKE from the coding sequence ATGAAAAGTTTTATAAGTAAGTCTTTTCAAATTTTAATTGTTTTAATAGGGGTTAGTTTTATAACTTTTACTTTAACTTATCTTGCTCCTGGAGATCCGGCAGAAATTATGTTAACTGATTCAGGGAATATCCCCTCTCCAGAACTATTGGCTAAAGTAAGAGCTGAACTAGGATTGGATAAACCCTTTCTAATTCAATATAAGGTTTGGCTTTTAAAGGTTTTAAAGGGAGATTTGGGAATGTCCTTTTCTTTAAAAGTTCCAGTTTTTACAAAATTGATTTCTAGTTTTCTTATCACACTAAAATTAAGTGTAGTATCATTTGTTTTAATGTTGCTAATATCAATACCATTAGGTTTTATATCAGCTTTAAATAGAAATAAAATAATAGATTATATTATAAGAGGCTTTAGTTTTTTAGGAATATCTATTCCAAGTTTTTGGATGGGATTGATATTTTTAAGTATATTTGGTGTAAAGTTAGGTTGGGTTCCTATCATAGGAGGAACTGATAATATAAAAGCTCTAATTTTACCAGCAGTTACCTTAGCTTTGGCAATGTCATCTAAATATACTAGACAAATTAGAATTATTGTATTGGAAGAGTTAAAACAAGAGTATATAGTCGCTAGTAAAATAAGGGGATTAAGTAAGAGAACTATAATATTTAAACAGTTGCTTCCTAATGTAATGTTACCTATAATGACACTTTTAGGAGTAACTGTAGGAAATTTAATAAGTGGAACAGCAATTATAGAAATAGTTTATAACTGGCCTGGAATGGGAAATCTAGCTATAAAGGCTATATCAGCACATGACTATCCATTGATTCAAGGATATGTTTTATTTATTGCACTATTTTATATGATAGTAAATTTAGCTGTGGATTTTTCATATAAATTTTTAGATCCAAGAGTAAAGGAGTAA
- the nikC gene encoding nickel transporter permease — MKRIRKILENKQFLIYLSLSMIVILIAILAPILAPKDPYHAVMLDSLKPPSKEYILGTDVLGRDIFSRIIYGTRTTLVMAFSLLAIVFFVGGTLGVIAGFYGGIVDNVIMKISDMMMAFPGLILAIAIAGILGPSTFNAVLAISLVTWPRYARLARSLTLKIRKNTYIEVAIMGGITPLNLFLKYLLPNIFPTMLVTATIDIGMLILEITSLSFLGVGVQAPIPEWGLMLNEGRLYIFKAPWLIYSPGIAIIIVVVIFNLLGDSIRDILDPKEN; from the coding sequence TTGAAGAGAATAAGAAAAATTTTAGAAAATAAACAATTTTTAATATATCTATCTCTGAGTATGATTGTCATATTGATAGCGATATTAGCTCCAATTCTAGCCCCTAAAGATCCATACCATGCTGTTATGTTGGACTCCTTGAAACCACCTTCAAAGGAGTATATATTAGGAACTGATGTTTTAGGAAGAGATATTTTTTCAAGAATTATTTATGGAACAAGAACAACATTAGTGATGGCTTTTTCACTACTGGCAATAGTTTTTTTTGTTGGAGGAACATTGGGAGTTATAGCTGGGTTTTATGGTGGAATAGTAGATAATGTAATCATGAAAATATCAGATATGATGATGGCTTTTCCGGGATTAATACTAGCTATAGCAATAGCAGGTATACTTGGGCCAAGTACTTTTAATGCTGTTTTAGCAATAAGTTTAGTTACATGGCCTAGATATGCTAGACTAGCTAGAAGTTTAACTTTGAAAATAAGAAAAAATACATATATAGAAGTAGCAATAATGGGGGGAATAACACCTTTAAATCTATTTCTTAAATATCTATTGCCAAATATCTTTCCTACAATGTTAGTTACAGCAACTATTGATATAGGTATGTTGATATTAGAGATAACATCTTTATCATTTCTAGGAGTAGGGGTACAGGCTCCAATACCAGAGTGGGGATTGATGTTAAACGAAGGAAGATTATATATATTTAAGGCCCCATGGTTAATATATTCACCTGGGATAGCAATTATAATAGTTGTTGTGATATTTAACTTATTAGGGGATAGTATTAGAGATATATTAGATCCAAAAGAAAATTAA
- a CDS encoding ABC transporter substrate-binding protein, which produces MKKVLKFISILCLILLTACGKEKVENKNSVSEVKEIVIGTPSFANTLETTEQYFSWTVARYGVGETLTKFDEKGELVPLLAESWENSKDGKSWKFKIREGVKFSDGTLMTSESVKNSLERTFKLNQRANTFFIPKSIVADKNYLIIETEKPVTTLPGCLADPLFIIVNTEADTTKFAMEGPISTGPYVVEKFNPTEYCSVVRNENYWGGEVPFDRVVFKYINDQATRSLALQSGEIQMAYSLKPENLVDFKNNDKYNIQSIKSLRGTFAFMNENGILKDKVLRQAINRALNKEVYTTVLLGGAATPGKAPVPPTLNFGFDQLVDENTYNPENAKEILAKAGYKDIDGDGYLETPDGQKIELNFVIYTSREELKVYAQAAQVSLKEIGIKVKLITVSYETVLKYRDSGNFDLLIWNVLVANSGDPENYLRENWYSKASTNQTGYNNPKVDALLDELSSEFDPDKRRELIIEIQQLIMDDCATIFFGYETAYLISSTKLKNVVMYPMDYYWLTDKMSF; this is translated from the coding sequence ATGAAAAAAGTATTAAAATTTATTTCAATATTATGTTTAATATTGTTAACAGCCTGTGGAAAGGAGAAGGTTGAAAATAAAAATTCAGTAAGTGAAGTTAAGGAAATAGTAATAGGGACACCTAGTTTTGCTAACACTTTAGAAACAACAGAGCAGTATTTTAGTTGGACAGTAGCAAGATATGGAGTTGGAGAAACACTTACAAAATTTGATGAAAAAGGAGAGTTAGTACCACTATTGGCAGAGAGTTGGGAAAATAGTAAAGATGGAAAAAGTTGGAAATTTAAAATAAGAGAGGGAGTAAAATTTTCAGATGGAACATTAATGACATCAGAAAGTGTAAAAAACTCTTTAGAGCGTACTTTTAAGTTAAATCAGAGAGCTAATACATTTTTTATTCCAAAGAGTATAGTAGCAGATAAAAATTATTTAATAATTGAAACTGAAAAGCCAGTGACAACACTTCCAGGATGTCTTGCAGATCCTCTTTTCATAATTGTAAATACAGAAGCTGATACAACAAAATTTGCTATGGAGGGACCTATTTCAACAGGACCATATGTTGTAGAGAAATTTAATCCAACAGAGTATTGTTCAGTAGTTAGAAATGAAAACTACTGGGGAGGAGAGGTTCCATTTGATCGTGTGGTATTTAAATATATAAATGACCAAGCAACACGTTCTTTAGCACTACAAAGTGGAGAAATTCAAATGGCATATAGCCTAAAGCCAGAAAATTTAGTTGATTTTAAAAATAATGATAAGTATAATATTCAAAGTATAAAGTCATTAAGAGGAACTTTTGCTTTTATGAATGAAAATGGAATTTTAAAAGATAAAGTATTACGTCAAGCTATAAATAGAGCTTTGAATAAAGAGGTTTATACAACTGTTTTATTAGGAGGAGCAGCAACTCCAGGAAAAGCACCAGTACCACCAACATTAAATTTTGGATTTGATCAACTTGTTGATGAAAACACATATAATCCTGAAAATGCAAAGGAAATTTTAGCTAAGGCTGGATATAAAGATATTGATGGAGATGGGTATTTAGAAACTCCAGATGGGCAAAAAATAGAGTTAAACTTTGTTATCTATACAAGTAGAGAAGAGTTAAAAGTTTATGCACAAGCGGCTCAAGTTAGTTTAAAAGAGATTGGAATAAAAGTAAAATTAATAACAGTAAGTTATGAAACAGTATTAAAATATAGAGATAGTGGAAATTTTGATTTACTTATATGGAATGTTTTAGTTGCTAATAGTGGAGATCCTGAAAATTATTTACGTGAGAACTGGTACAGTAAAGCTTCTACAAATCAAACTGGATATAATAATCCAAAAGTAGATGCTTTATTAGATGAGCTTTCATCAGAGTTTGATCCTGATAAGAGAAGAGAGTTAATTATAGAAATTCAGCAACTTATAATGGATGATTGTGCAACAATATTCTTTGGATATGAAACTGCTTACTTAATCTCTTCAACAAAATTAAAAAATGTAGTGATGTATCCAATGGATTACTATTGGTTAACAGATAAGATGTCATTTTAA
- a CDS encoding ABC transporter ATP-binding protein, which produces MLTLKNIGITYENGKVAVSDFNLDIKKGEIIGIVGESGSGKSTLIKSIVGGLPETTKIVGEVLFEGKNILNDKKFEKGRDITIVFQETRHTLNPIRKIGRQYIEYIRQHLKISKEEAETKAIENLRKTNLPSPENIMNSYPYQLSGGMCQRVGIAMAMTFNPKILLADEPTSALDVTTQAQIVTELLHMREKFGTTMVVVTHSLGVAAYLADRLVVMKDGKIVETGKTEEVLKNPKSEYTKLLIASVPTLESEENYE; this is translated from the coding sequence ATGCTAACTTTAAAAAATATTGGGATAACTTATGAGAATGGAAAGGTAGCAGTTTCAGATTTTAATCTTGATATAAAAAAAGGTGAAATTATAGGTATAGTAGGTGAGAGTGGAAGTGGAAAATCCACTCTCATTAAAAGTATTGTAGGAGGACTTCCTGAAACTACTAAGATAGTAGGAGAAGTACTATTTGAAGGAAAAAACATTTTAAATGATAAGAAGTTTGAAAAAGGAAGAGATATAACAATCGTTTTTCAAGAGACACGTCATACTCTTAATCCTATTAGAAAGATAGGAAGGCAATATATTGAATATATTAGACAACATCTCAAAATCTCAAAGGAAGAAGCCGAAACTAAAGCAATAGAGAATTTGAGGAAAACAAATCTTCCATCTCCAGAAAATATAATGAACAGTTATCCATATCAGTTGAGTGGAGGAATGTGCCAAAGAGTAGGAATAGCTATGGCTATGACATTTAATCCTAAAATATTATTAGCAGATGAACCTACAAGTGCTCTAGATGTAACAACACAAGCTCAGATTGTTACTGAATTACTTCACATGAGAGAAAAATTTGGTACGACAATGGTAGTAGTGACACATAGCTTAGGAGTAGCTGCATATTTAGCTGATAGATTGGTTGTTATGAAAGATGGGAAAATTGTTGAAACTGGAAAAACAGAAGAGGTTTTAAAAAATCCAAAGTCTGAATATACTAAATTATTAATAGCCTCTGTTCCTACTTTAGAGAGTGAGGAAAATTATGAGTAA
- a CDS encoding ABC transporter ATP-binding protein, translating into MSKKILELKNVNKYFITSDGKTLKACNNINLDIEEGKITGIVGESGCGKSTLVRLIVQLEKLTEGEILYKGKDISKFNKKELRENRKNIQMIFQDAHGAFNPRMTIKDILTEPLLNFGLIKKEEKEKKAKELLNMVELSSDYLNAYPHNLSGGQLQRVGIARAISLKPEILICDEATSALDVSIQKSIIELLKKIQRETNMSIIFICHDLALVQSLADEVVVMYLGHIVEKLKSKNLKLEAKHPYTHALIKSVLSLEKNNRLEILEGDIPSPILLKDECPFVNRCKSAIEVCKVKKPKMKRFDSEHEVMCHLEF; encoded by the coding sequence ATGAGTAAAAAAATATTAGAATTAAAAAATGTAAATAAGTATTTTATAACTTCTGATGGTAAAACTTTAAAAGCTTGTAATAATATAAATTTAGATATAGAAGAGGGAAAAATTACAGGGATAGTAGGAGAGAGTGGATGTGGAAAATCAACTTTAGTGAGATTGATAGTCCAATTAGAGAAACTAACTGAGGGTGAAATACTTTACAAAGGAAAAGATATTTCAAAATTTAATAAAAAGGAGTTAAGGGAGAATAGAAAAAATATTCAAATGATCTTCCAAGATGCTCATGGAGCTTTTAATCCAAGAATGACAATAAAGGATATTTTGACAGAGCCACTTCTTAATTTTGGATTGATAAAAAAGGAAGAGAAAGAGAAGAAAGCAAAAGAGCTTTTAAATATGGTAGAGTTATCAAGTGATTACTTGAATGCTTATCCACATAATTTAAGTGGAGGACAGTTACAGAGGGTAGGAATAGCTAGAGCTATATCACTTAAACCTGAAATTCTTATTTGTGATGAGGCAACCTCAGCCTTAGATGTATCTATTCAAAAAAGTATAATAGAGCTTTTGAAAAAGATACAGAGAGAAACAAATATGAGTATAATATTTATCTGTCATGATTTAGCTTTGGTACAGTCATTAGCTGATGAAGTTGTGGTTATGTATCTAGGGCATATTGTCGAAAAATTAAAGAGTAAAAACTTAAAATTAGAAGCAAAACACCCATATACTCATGCTTTAATAAAGAGTGTATTAAGTTTGGAGAAAAATAATAGGTTGGAGATTTTAGAAGGGGATATTCCTAGTCCAATTCTATTAAAAGATGAGTGTCCTTTTGTTAATAGATGTAAATCAGCAATAGAGGTGTGTAAAGTTAAAAAGCCAAAAATGAAAAGATTTGATAGTGAACATGAAGTAATGTGTCACTTAGAGTTTTAA
- a CDS encoding MATE family efflux transporter — translation MTNNNITNKMFLSLMIPFILSTITQPLLGAADMAVIGKLNNTNFISGVSIGTLIFNTIYWIFGFLRVSTTAYSAQSSHYTNKKDISDVFFRPLLIAFIISFIMIISQNLIFESSMKFINPDINIQKVAYTYFKILIWGAPFVLTNYVLLGWLMGLGNVKSSMTMQISGNLLNILLDILFVIFLDYKVEGVAYATLISQIFSTILGIIFITPYSYHKYLDFKSIINKKEIINILCVNRDLMIRTFCLVSHNNLFTMASSRLGGDILATNAILFQIMSIFSYAFDGIANTASVFSGRARGQKNNTLMKNCWKQTFFWGIIATILITIVFVLFNRTIIEIFTKLPNILILTQKYSIWLVLYPSIAFLGLTFYGVFTGAAKTVPIMTSTVLAFISFFIAWKFLIPIYGNNGVWLSLLVFYLGRGIFLIPQLKKTLTN, via the coding sequence ATGACAAACAACAATATTACTAATAAGATGTTTCTAAGTCTTATGATCCCTTTTATTCTTTCTACAATAACTCAACCTTTATTAGGGGCAGCTGATATGGCAGTTATTGGAAAGTTAAATAATACTAATTTTATTTCAGGTGTTTCTATTGGAACCTTAATTTTCAATACTATCTATTGGATATTTGGATTTTTAAGAGTGAGCACCACTGCTTATAGTGCTCAATCAAGTCATTATACAAATAAAAAAGATATTAGTGATGTTTTTTTCCGTCCACTATTAATAGCTTTTATTATTAGTTTCATTATGATTATTTCACAAAACTTAATTTTTGAAAGTTCTATGAAGTTTATTAATCCAGATATTAATATTCAAAAAGTAGCTTATACTTATTTTAAAATACTTATATGGGGAGCTCCCTTTGTTTTGACAAATTATGTACTTTTAGGTTGGCTTATGGGATTAGGAAATGTCAAATCTTCTATGACTATGCAAATCTCTGGTAATCTATTGAATATACTTTTAGATATTTTATTTGTTATATTCTTAGATTATAAAGTTGAAGGAGTTGCTTATGCTACTCTTATCTCACAAATTTTTTCAACTATTCTTGGAATAATATTTATTACTCCATACTCTTATCATAAATATTTAGATTTTAAATCTATTATAAATAAAAAAGAGATTATAAATATTTTATGTGTAAATAGAGATTTAATGATTAGAACTTTCTGTTTAGTATCTCACAATAATCTCTTTACCATGGCTAGTTCTAGATTAGGTGGAGATATTCTTGCTACAAATGCTATACTATTCCAAATAATGTCAATTTTCTCATATGCTTTTGATGGAATTGCCAATACAGCTAGTGTATTCTCTGGAAGAGCTAGAGGACAGAAAAATAATACACTTATGAAAAATTGTTGGAAACAAACTTTTTTCTGGGGAATCATTGCAACAATTTTAATTACAATAGTGTTTGTCTTATTTAATAGAACTATTATTGAAATCTTTACAAAGCTTCCTAATATATTAATATTAACTCAAAAATACTCAATCTGGTTAGTACTATATCCTTCTATTGCTTTTTTAGGATTAACTTTTTATGGAGTGTTTACAGGAGCAGCTAAAACAGTTCCTATTATGACATCTACAGTATTAGCTTTTATTTCATTTTTCATAGCTTGGAAATTTTTAATACCAATTTATGGAAACAATGGCGTTTGGTTATCACTACTTGTCTTCTATTTAGGAAGAGGTATATTCTTAATCCCTCAATTAAAAAAGACCTTAACTAATTAA
- a CDS encoding transporter substrate-binding domain-containing protein — translation MYKVATDIYFPPFEYEDKDGKLKGIDIELLKALAEDQNFKYELLPLGFQASMEALDNEEVDAIFSGMSISEARKEIDDVIFVEYNIANGLKVKMPLGEEDYSECAVMVKKGKNKEFIEVINRGLSNLKKNGKYEEIINKYLN, via the coding sequence ATTTATAAAGTAGCAACTGATATATATTTTCCGCCATTTGAATATGAAGATAAAGATGGGAAACTTAAAGGTATTGATATTGAATTATTAAAAGCCTTAGCAGAAGATCAAAATTTTAAATATGAATTATTACCTTTAGGATTTCAAGCTTCAATGGAGGCATTAGATAATGAAGAAGTAGATGCAATTTTTTCAGGTATGTCAATATCTGAGGCACGTAAAGAAATAGATGATGTTATTTTTGTTGAGTATAATATTGCAAATGGTCTAAAGGTAAAAATGCCATTAGGAGAGGAAGATTATTCTGAATGTGCAGTTATGGTAAAAAAAGGTAAGAATAAAGAGTTTATTGAAGTAATAAATAGAGGGTTATCAAATTTAAAAAAGAATGGAAAATATGAAGAAATTATAAATAAGTATCTTAATTAG